TTACGCAAGATAAATATGCTTTTTGACCCTTTCCAAAATAGAGATAAGTAATGTCAGTAAGCAGGACTTTCCCTGGTTCTTCCTGATTGAATTCTCGGTTAAGAAGGTTAGGGCAGGTTCGATGTTCCTGGGTTGCCTTGGCCATCTTACGATAGGGATTGGCCTTCCTTACTTTGGTTACAAGATTATATTTTGCCATTAGACGCCTAATTTTTTTGTGATTCATTATGGCTGTATAATCATTCTCCATAATCATTTTAATCTGGAGGGCACCTACTTTTTCCTTTTTGCTAATGAAAATTTCTTGGATTAACTCTATATCCAATTCATCCTGCTCGTCACGTTGTGCACGTAAAGGTGCAGCCTTCAACCAATCATAGTAGCCACTACGGCTTACACCTGCCAGTTTACACAGGAAGGAAACAGCTTTCTTTAACTGATGTATTCTTAACGTTTTCTCGATTAGAGAAAACTTTTCAGCTGCCGTTAAAATCGTTTCTTCTTCAGCGCCTGCCTTTCTAACTCTTCCAGCTTTTTTAGGAAGTCATTCTCTGCCTCAAGGAATTTAATTCTTGCCTCAGCTTTTCGTAATTTCTCTTCCACGGAAAGATGCTTTGAAGAAGGGCGTCCTGTACTCCCTTTGCCTCTGCGTTCTGTAAGGAAACCATCCTCTCCAAACCTTTTATACGAATCCCTCCAACGCCTAAGACAACGTTTAGGTTGATCTTTACCGATCATGTTGAGGTCAAAGCCATGTTCAATAAAGATTTGTGATGGTGTTTTTCCACTTTTGTAATCCGTAACTGCTTTTACCTTAAATTCCGGACTATACGAGATTGACCTTTCAGAAACGCTCACAACATTAGGATTCTTCTCAAGCTCTTTAATTTGGAATTCATTATAAATATTCTTACTCATGATAATCCTCCGCCCATATTCATTAAATCTATTGAAACACAAAAAACCCCGGATAGGGGCACTTTTTTATCAGTGTCCGTTATCCAGGGTATAGTTCAATCAAACGAGCAGAGTCTTTTTTGTTTGCTATTTTGTCGTCGCTGAAAAGGAGATAATCCTTTTGTTTAAAGTAAAGAAAGCATTCAATTTTGATGGGTGTCCAGCTCCAGGCGCCATCGGCTCGAGGTCACAAGCCATCCATCCAAAAGGTCAAAGAACAACCTTTCGGCTGGCTCGTCTTGTGCTTGTCGCCTAAGGCTGTGCGCCTTACGCATTTCTTATTTACCGAGGAGGGTTGCTGACTAACGGTCCTGCCCCGAATGGATATTCATATTCGATTTCCTCATCAAATGTTACATAGTCGAGATAGACCATTGGCAGTAGTATACGCTGGCCGGTTTGCGGGTCAGAAAGGATGAGGTGATCCCGCCCTGCAGCTTCAATAATTCCTTTGAAAATCTTGGCATTCCATTGTGTGTTGTTTTCAAAGGTCGCATACACAGTAGCAAGCTTTCCTTTATTCAATCGTAAAATATTTTCAATATACGATTCCTCTATTGGCAGCTGGCCACCTGGACCAGGCGCCTGGGGAACCTGTTGCTGTTGAAACCCGGTTGGTGGCACAGGTGGCACACCACCACTGGTTGCCGGTGGGAATGCGCCTTGGGCACCAAAGCTTGGTGTGCTTGTTGGGTACCCGGTCATTTGACCTCCTGCCCCGCCATATGGTGAGTAGCCTTGAGGATATACTCTGTAATCCAAGTAAGGATTTGAATAACTCAATTAATTTCCCTCCTAAAAAGCCATTTTTAAAAATAAAACAAAATCACTAATTAAATAATATGAGGCAGTTGGAAAATTATGATTGAACCACTATTTTTCATTGGACTGGATGGAAAGGCAGTGTTAAACCATTAAGGTTAACTTTTTAATTTAATTATTGCCACAATTTTGATTTGTGTTATAATTAGCTTGTTTTTATTAATAACTATTTTTTACATAATCACTAGGGGATCCCTTGATAAGGGCTGAGAATAAAGTAGTTTACTTTTAAACCCTCAAAACCTGAACAGGTTCGGACCTGCGTAGGGAAGTGGCGCATACTTTTGT
The DNA window shown above is from Bacillus sp. T3 and carries:
- a CDS encoding IS3 family transposase (programmed frameshift), whose protein sequence is MSKNIYNEFQIKELEKNPNVVSVSERSISYSPEFKVKAVTDYKSGKTPSQIFIEHGFDLNMIGKDQPKRCLRRWRDSYKRFGEDGFLTERRGKGSTGRPSSKHLSVEEKLRKAEARIKFLEAENGLPKKAGRVRKAGAEEETILTAAEKFSLIEKTLRIHQLKKAVSFLCKLAGVSRSGYYDWLKAAPLRAQRDEQDELDIELIQEIFISKKEKVGALQIKMIMENDYTAIMNHKKIRRLMAKYNLVTKVRKANPYRKMAKATQEHRTCPNLLNREFNQEEPGKVLLTDITYLYFGKGQKAYLSCVKDGATREIIAYHLSTSLEMDIVYKTLKKLKVAVSNHFHPEAMLHSDQGVHYTHPLFQSKVKKLGITQSMSRKGNCWDNAPMESFFGHFKDLAEYKSLDNLKEVKREVDRVIEEYNHHRYQWGLNKMTPVQYLGHLLAA
- the gerQ gene encoding spore coat protein GerQ gives rise to the protein MSYSNPYLDYRVYPQGYSPYGGAGGQMTGYPTSTPSFGAQGAFPPATSGGVPPVPPTGFQQQQVPQAPGPGGQLPIEESYIENILRLNKGKLATVYATFENNTQWNAKIFKGIIEAAGRDHLILSDPQTGQRILLPMVYLDYVTFDEEIEYEYPFGAGPLVSNPPR